In Risungbinella massiliensis, the genomic stretch CAAAACGTACCATATACCGTAATAGGACCACCTGGATACGAATTAGGGTATGGTGCTTTATTAATAATTTGATATATACCTGTAGGAGTCTGTGTCAAAATCCTACCAATTCCAATTGGATAAGATCGAATCAACCTTCTATCTTGGTATAGATATAGTCGAAACTGATTTAGCACTACTACGATGTGATACAAAATAATCACCCCTTTCCTCAAGATACGAAAGTCAGAAGGAATAGGTGAATATCACATATACATTACAGGTAAATAGATTAGAGCAGTCTGTATTATTAGCCCAAAGCCAGAGGTTTCCCTTTGGAGTTTGATTAGGAGTGATAGGGAGCCTATGCAGATCCCTTAGAACAGGTAGAACAGGCAGAAGCGGGGAAACCAACTACGCACCTACGTTTAACTATTGTAATAATGCAACAGGCAAATAGATTATTTGAAATTTTATATAAAAAATGTTTAAATTATAGAATAAACGGGTATAGAAGAATTATTGTATATTTTTACAAAGTTTA encodes the following:
- a CDS encoding L,D-transpeptidase, whose product is MLYHIVVVLNQFRLYLYQDRRLIRSYPIGIGRILTQTPTGIYQIINKAPYPNSYPGGPITVYGTFWLGLSRKGYGIHGTNQPSSIGKRVSRGCIRMYNKDVEELAKMVRIGTMVRIRQN